One Clostridium estertheticum DNA segment encodes these proteins:
- a CDS encoding CD3324 family protein: MRYSKAQNVLPEEIVKIIQEYVDGEYLYIPRKNGNEKAWGEKNGTRKSLKHRNVEIFNKHIEGSSVIELANQYYLSEKSIRRIVSQEKVLCA; this comes from the coding sequence ATGAGATATTCTAAAGCACAAAATGTGTTGCCAGAGGAGATAGTAAAAATAATACAAGAATATGTAGATGGTGAATACTTATATATCCCTAGAAAAAATGGAAATGAAAAAGCTTGGGGCGAGAAAAACGGAACAAGAAAGAGCCTTAAACATAGAAATGTCGAAATTTTTAATAAGCACATTGAGGGATCTAGTGTTATAGAACTAGCTAATCAGTATTATCTTTCAGAAAAAAGTATAAGAAGAATAGTAAGTCAAGAAAAGGTATTATGCGCATAA
- a CDS encoding AraC family transcriptional regulator, whose amino-acid sequence MKIERDAPNSKRGYLNEDFQLFNLKDQRNIEFGFHHHDFNKIIIFISGNATYLIEGKAYKLKPWDILFVSSSEVHKPIIDYSIPYERIVIWVNSRFLEKHNSDDCNLLASFELAVKRKFNMLRLNSELLVNIKHILFNLEEECKSSEFGSCILKNSLILQLLVSLNRLYMGMENNSGISGIEYDENIGDILDYINKNISEELSIDNLASWFYMSKYYLMHKFKKQTGYTIHNYILQKRLIMANLLIKQGKSIMQACAECGFEDYSSFFRAFKKMFGLSPKKHYKELKEIEKLLQ is encoded by the coding sequence ATGAAAATCGAAAGGGATGCACCTAATAGTAAAAGAGGTTACTTAAATGAAGATTTTCAATTATTCAATTTAAAAGATCAGAGGAACATTGAGTTTGGATTTCATCACCATGACTTTAATAAAATAATAATTTTTATATCAGGTAATGCTACTTATCTAATAGAGGGTAAGGCTTATAAACTGAAGCCTTGGGATATACTTTTTGTAAGTAGTAGTGAGGTGCATAAGCCTATAATAGATTATTCTATACCTTACGAACGTATAGTTATTTGGGTAAATTCTAGGTTTTTAGAGAAGCATAATTCTGATGATTGTAATTTACTAGCTAGTTTTGAATTGGCTGTAAAAAGGAAGTTTAATATGCTTAGACTTAACAGTGAATTACTCGTTAACATAAAACATATATTATTTAACCTTGAGGAGGAGTGCAAAAGCAGTGAATTTGGAAGTTGTATATTAAAAAATTCATTAATTTTACAACTATTAGTTTCTTTAAATAGATTGTATATGGGCATGGAAAACAATAGTGGAATAAGTGGGATTGAATATGATGAGAATATCGGTGATATTTTGGATTATATAAATAAAAATATTAGTGAAGAATTATCTATTGATAATCTTGCCAGCTGGTTTTATATGAGTAAATATTATCTTATGCATAAATTCAAAAAGCAAACGGGATATACTATTCATAATTATATACTTCAAAAAAGATTAATTATGGCCAATTTGTTGATAAAGCAAGGCAAATCAATAATGCAGGCATGCGCTGAATGTGGATTTGAGGATTATTCTAGTTTTTTTAGAGCGTTTAAAAAGATGTTCGGATTATCTCCAAAAAAGCATTACAAGGAATTAAAAGAGATTGAAAAGTTATTGCAATAA
- a CDS encoding UDP-N-acetylmuramoyl-L-alanyl-D-glutamate--2,6-diaminopimelate ligase, with amino-acid sequence MKMKDLLKGIHYEVIQGTDEINVPNISWDSRSLKPNSLFICVKNKNIDRHDYAHEAINVGATALLIEHKIENIPNSVNVIKVKNTKLAMAIIASRFYDEPSKKLNLIGITGTNGKTTVTFFITKILECIGRKVGIISTIENRIGNTPLITAKLNPTTPDSIELQSSFAEMIENNVTDAVMEVTSIALEQHRTYMCDFDIGIFTNLTQDHLDDHGTMENYKNAKMKLFKMCRFGIINADDPVSQDIIQNSTCEIITYGINTAADFMAKDIKYSQEGVSFTLNFCDNHKKVKLNVPGEFNVYNALSAIASCYFLGFPLHIIIAALTNINGVKGRFEVVPNDNGYLVIVDYAHTPDSLKNILTTFGDVKEQVQSNLIVVFGCGGERDRTKRPIMGEVAGNFADYCVLTCDNPRKEDPIRIIEEIEEGIERTSCPYEKIEDRKVAIHTALKKANPSDVVIIAGKGHENYQILKDKVIHFDDVEVVMEYFSLHSLY; translated from the coding sequence ATGAAAATGAAAGATCTCTTAAAAGGAATTCACTATGAGGTAATTCAAGGCACGGATGAAATAAATGTCCCTAATATTTCATGGGATTCAAGAAGCTTAAAACCTAACTCATTGTTCATTTGTGTTAAAAATAAAAATATAGATAGACATGATTATGCACATGAGGCAATTAATGTTGGTGCTACAGCGTTGTTAATAGAACATAAAATTGAAAATATACCTAATAGTGTTAATGTAATAAAAGTTAAAAATACAAAGTTAGCTATGGCTATTATTGCAAGTCGCTTTTATGATGAGCCTTCGAAAAAACTGAATCTTATTGGGATTACTGGAACTAATGGAAAAACAACTGTAACTTTCTTTATAACAAAAATATTAGAATGCATTGGACGTAAGGTTGGTATTATTAGTACTATTGAAAACCGCATCGGAAATACTCCATTAATAACAGCAAAATTAAATCCCACAACTCCTGATTCCATTGAACTTCAATCCTCCTTTGCTGAAATGATAGAAAACAATGTTACAGATGCTGTTATGGAAGTAACTTCTATAGCTCTAGAACAGCACAGAACTTATATGTGTGATTTTGATATAGGTATATTTACTAATTTAACGCAAGATCATTTAGATGATCATGGCACAATGGAAAATTATAAAAATGCAAAAATGAAATTATTTAAAATGTGTAGATTTGGAATTATTAATGCTGATGATCCAGTATCACAAGATATAATCCAAAATTCCACTTGTGAAATTATCACCTATGGCATTAATACCGCTGCTGATTTTATGGCAAAAGATATTAAGTATTCACAAGAAGGGGTATCGTTCACCTTAAACTTTTGTGATAATCATAAAAAAGTTAAACTTAATGTCCCAGGTGAATTCAATGTTTATAATGCCTTGAGTGCTATTGCATCTTGTTATTTTTTAGGATTTCCGTTACATATAATTATTGCTGCATTAACAAATATTAATGGAGTTAAAGGAAGGTTTGAAGTAGTCCCAAATGATAATGGATATCTGGTCATTGTAGATTATGCACACACTCCAGATAGTCTTAAAAATATTTTAACGACGTTTGGGGATGTGAAAGAGCAAGTTCAAAGTAACCTCATTGTTGTATTCGGATGTGGCGGTGAAAGAGATAGGACAAAGCGGCCTATCATGGGCGAAGTAGCAGGTAACTTTGCAGACTACTGTGTTCTTACCTGCGATAACCCTAGAAAGGAAGATCCTATTAGAATAATTGAAGAGATTGAAGAAGGAATAGAAAGAACTTCATGCCCCTATGAAAAAATAGAGGATAGAAAAGTTGCAATTCATACTGCACTTAAAAAAGCTAATCCTTCCGATGTAGTTATTATTGCTGGAAAAGGACATGAAAACTATCAGATATTAAAAGACAAAGTTATACACTTTGATGATGTAGAAGTGGTAATGGAGTATTTCTCTCTTCATTCTTTATATTAA
- a CDS encoding DegT/DnrJ/EryC1/StrS family aminotransferase codes for MEVKFYTSTREYNEKKAEFDNAVLGVMGRGISMLGKEVTAFESAVQEFTGAKYAIGVASGTDGLVMAADILGFKDGKEVITSPFTFLASTSCIAKHRAKPVFVDIDEETFSIDANKIEEKITTNTAGIIPIHLFSQMGDMDKIMDISNRNNLRVLEDSAESFGMRFKGNGSEYKHAGTIGDFGVFSFFPTKTLGAYGDAGMIVTNDESLARITKMYRVHGASRKYHYDFIGYNSRLDSIQAAILQVKMKYINQAIQKRDQIAKLYIDRLQDCEYIKIPKISANQKPVYYVFNVLAQKRDELSEYLKANQIGTSIYYPIPLHLQKCFEYLGYKKGDFPIAERTADNIIALPIYPEITVEEVEFVCETIKKFYKK; via the coding sequence ATGGAAGTTAAATTTTATACATCTACAAGAGAATATAATGAAAAAAAAGCGGAATTTGATAATGCTGTTCTAGGAGTTATGGGAAGAGGAATATCAATGCTTGGCAAAGAAGTAACTGCCTTTGAAAGTGCAGTTCAAGAATTTACTGGAGCTAAATATGCAATTGGTGTTGCATCCGGTACAGATGGTCTAGTAATGGCTGCTGATATACTAGGTTTTAAAGATGGAAAAGAAGTAATAACTTCACCCTTTACTTTCCTCGCTTCTACATCTTGCATTGCAAAGCATAGAGCAAAGCCTGTATTTGTAGATATTGATGAAGAAACTTTTAGCATAGATGCCAATAAAATAGAAGAAAAAATAACAACAAATACTGCTGGAATTATTCCAATTCATTTATTTTCACAAATGGGTGATATGGATAAGATTATGGATATATCTAATAGAAATAATCTAAGGGTTTTAGAAGACTCTGCAGAATCATTTGGTATGAGATTCAAAGGTAATGGATCAGAATACAAACATGCAGGAACTATAGGAGACTTTGGTGTATTCTCATTCTTCCCTACAAAGACTCTAGGCGCATATGGCGATGCAGGTATGATTGTAACTAATGATGAAAGCTTAGCACGTATTACTAAGATGTACAGAGTTCACGGAGCGTCTAGGAAGTATCATTATGATTTTATTGGTTATAATTCAAGATTGGATTCAATTCAAGCTGCTATATTACAAGTGAAGATGAAATATATAAATCAGGCAATTCAAAAAAGAGATCAGATTGCAAAATTATATATAGACAGATTACAAGATTGTGAATATATTAAAATTCCTAAAATTAGTGCAAATCAAAAACCAGTTTATTATGTATTTAATGTATTGGCACAAAAAAGAGATGAGCTTTCAGAATACTTAAAAGCAAATCAAATAGGAACTAGCATTTATTATCCAATACCACTTCACCTTCAAAAATGCTTTGAATATTTAGGCTACAAAAAAGGTGATTTCCCAATAGCTGAAAGAACTGCAGATAATATCATTGCACTTCCTATATATCCAGAGATAACTGTTGAAGAAGTAGAATTTGTTTGCGAAACTATTAAGAAATTCTATAAAAAATAA
- a CDS encoding MerR family transcriptional regulator, whose amino-acid sequence MKNNESQFFTIGEFAEKAGVTLRTLRYYDKISLMKPSSYSAAGHRLYSNQDFARLQQILTLKFIGFSLHEIKKITENDVTDENFVKSLEIQKKIMKQRAAHTFMVIKAIEEAIDMENKQNVSWDKFTNIINVINSDKRLIEQYENASNLRARINIHEMFSVNKYGWMRWYFDGLNLPEKCSILELGCGDANLWEKNKDRIPSDLDITLSDFSRGMLSDAKINLGKKSENFKFQIIDAEDIPYDEGSFDVVIANHMLYHVDNIQKALSEIHRVLKPGGYFYSSTVGQNHMMEIRDIMSKFKSETMDIKSSDITSRFKLENGAEKLKKWFDNIEMKRYEDNLIVTEKASIIDYMFSMPGNVRESFNSERLQELNKYLKDKIDTEGGIYITKDTGFFKAQKSL is encoded by the coding sequence TTGAAAAATAATGAATCACAGTTTTTCACAATTGGTGAATTTGCAGAAAAAGCAGGTGTTACCTTAAGAACTCTTAGATATTATGATAAAATTAGTTTAATGAAGCCTAGTTCCTATAGCGCGGCAGGGCACAGATTGTATAGTAATCAAGACTTTGCAAGGCTTCAACAAATTTTAACCTTGAAATTCATTGGATTTTCTCTCCATGAAATTAAGAAAATAACTGAAAATGATGTCACTGATGAAAATTTCGTAAAATCCTTGGAAATACAAAAGAAAATCATGAAACAAAGAGCTGCACATACTTTCATGGTAATTAAGGCTATTGAAGAAGCCATTGACATGGAGAATAAGCAGAATGTAAGTTGGGATAAGTTTACCAATATTATAAATGTAATTAATTCGGACAAAAGGCTAATTGAACAATATGAAAATGCATCAAATTTAAGAGCCAGAATAAACATTCATGAGATGTTTAGTGTAAACAAATATGGATGGATGAGATGGTATTTTGATGGATTAAATCTACCAGAGAAGTGTAGCATTCTTGAGCTTGGATGCGGAGATGCCAATTTATGGGAGAAAAATAAAGATAGAATCCCCAGTGACTTAGATATTACATTAAGTGATTTTTCAAGAGGAATGTTAAGTGATGCTAAGATAAACTTAGGTAAAAAATCAGAGAATTTTAAGTTTCAAATTATAGACGCAGAGGATATACCTTATGATGAGGGTAGCTTTGACGTTGTTATAGCAAATCATATGCTTTATCATGTGGACAACATTCAAAAAGCACTGTCAGAAATACATAGAGTATTAAAGCCCGGTGGATATTTTTATTCTTCAACAGTTGGACAAAATCATATGATGGAAATTAGAGATATTATGTCTAAGTTTAAATCAGAAACAATGGATATTAAAAGCTCAGATATTACTTCAAGGTTTAAGTTAGAAAACGGCGCTGAAAAGTTAAAAAAATGGTTTGATAACATAGAAATGAAAAGATATGAGGATAATTTAATTGTAACAGAGAAAGCATCTATTATTGATTATATGTTTTCAATGCCAGGGAATGTACGTGAAAGTTTTAATAGTGAAAGGCTTCAAGAGCTTAACAAATATTTAAAAGATAAAATTGATACAGAAGGTGGAATTTACATAACAAAGGATACAGGCTTTTTTAAGGCACAAAAGAGTCTATAA
- a CDS encoding O-antigen ligase family protein — protein MNLLIKNGSKEYIEYLLKYKILILVAYLVCQLGIYLHIGKTNYFIFAASFFTTIFIISSLVLMLKDSKTAILIYNISIPILPMQLYLLNRLNQNSIGATMYFIFFIFLIIGIRKEKLNFKKVSIKSKYRVVTIVYFFLCAIALISSLLSAYKFEAFRLTFIGVIFMLLYSLILICLEIKEYDFYKKIILFLCIGVTISGIPDTFIALYSLILSGENTHLYGVLGSNFMLGYTLMVLPFILIYAVNKEVSGKYNFIYKLLLLVDIVNLCTQRSRGFLGVLGIAFVAIIIIDHKNYKKYLIVSLVILGCSTFNVLQRGEMAEITESIVNVGVPKIEGALASDNGFFYKLSEQAGNRKPIWSAAYRMIEDHTYIGVGPANFKYYFQVYTPELHKAYIDAHNIFLNVAVEFGVPFAIVFFCSWWITLFKALIYGFTKKKKYNKRFIFPTFIGMVSLMAYGNITGQAFITSKHPISVVPAFVLISLLTILLIIMKEETISNN, from the coding sequence ATGAATTTATTAATTAAAAATGGGTCAAAAGAATATATCGAATACTTATTAAAATATAAAATATTAATTTTAGTAGCATATTTAGTTTGTCAATTAGGTATTTATTTGCATATAGGAAAAACCAACTATTTTATATTTGCAGCTAGTTTTTTCACAACAATATTTATAATTAGTTCATTAGTTTTAATGCTAAAGGATTCAAAAACTGCCATACTCATATATAATATTTCCATACCAATACTGCCTATGCAGTTATACTTATTAAATAGATTGAATCAAAATAGTATTGGTGCTACAATGTATTTTATATTTTTTATATTTTTAATAATTGGTATAAGAAAGGAAAAATTAAATTTTAAAAAGGTTAGTATAAAAAGTAAATATAGAGTAGTTACCATAGTATATTTTTTCCTGTGTGCTATTGCCCTAATTTCATCATTGCTAAGTGCTTATAAATTTGAAGCATTTAGATTAACATTTATTGGAGTCATATTTATGCTTCTTTATAGTTTAATATTAATATGTTTAGAAATAAAGGAATATGATTTTTATAAAAAGATTATTTTATTTTTATGTATAGGAGTTACAATATCGGGAATACCAGATACTTTTATAGCCTTATATAGTCTAATATTAAGTGGGGAAAATACTCACCTGTATGGGGTATTAGGCAGTAATTTTATGCTAGGATATACTTTGATGGTACTTCCATTTATACTAATATATGCTGTTAACAAAGAAGTTTCAGGTAAGTATAATTTTATATACAAGTTACTGTTGCTAGTTGACATTGTTAATTTATGTACTCAAAGATCTAGAGGTTTCTTGGGCGTATTAGGTATAGCCTTTGTAGCTATTATTATAATAGATCATAAAAATTATAAAAAATATTTAATAGTATCCCTAGTAATACTAGGATGTAGTACTTTTAATGTACTCCAAAGAGGTGAAATGGCAGAAATAACTGAATCCATTGTAAATGTTGGAGTACCTAAAATTGAAGGTGCTCTAGCAAGTGATAATGGATTCTTTTATAAATTAAGTGAGCAGGCTGGTAATAGAAAACCTATTTGGTCAGCGGCATATAGAATGATAGAAGATCATACTTATATTGGAGTAGGTCCAGCTAATTTCAAGTATTATTTTCAAGTATATACACCGGAACTGCATAAAGCATATATTGATGCTCATAATATATTTTTAAATGTTGCGGTAGAGTTTGGAGTACCTTTTGCTATAGTATTCTTCTGTTCATGGTGGATTACCTTATTCAAAGCTCTAATATACGGATTTACTAAAAAGAAAAAATACAATAAAAGATTCATATTTCCTACATTTATAGGCATGGTTTCACTTATGGCATATGGTAATATTACAGGTCAGGCATTTATCACATCAAAGCATCCTATAAGTGTGGTTCCAGCATTTGTATTAATTAGTTTATTGACTATTTTATTAATAATAATGAAAGAAGAAACTATTTCAAATAACTAA
- a CDS encoding DegT/DnrJ/EryC1/StrS family aminotransferase — protein MKNIPFSPPDITEEEKRLVMEVLDSGWITTGPKTMEFEDKIAKYCDANNAVALSSATAGLELILKVYNISEGDEVITTPYTYTATASVIVHRGIKPTFVDVKEGSFLIDEQKMGMAITPKTKAIITVDFAGVPVDYDAIKAVLKEKNREDIIFISDSAHSFGATYKGNKVGTQADFHVYSFHAVKNLITAEGGAITFNDNNFKGKEDLKKELKINSLHGQSKDALSKMKAGAWKYDIITDGFKCNMTDINAAIGLAQIGRYEGMLTKRRAIFDIYTKALGTKPWAIIPFTKDENSETSYHLYPLRLKGFTEMQRDELIQKVADLGIATNVHFTPLPMFTLYKNLGYSIEDYPNAYNQYANEITLPVYSTLKLEDAAYVIKEVIRCAEEIIAK, from the coding sequence ATTAAGAATATTCCTTTTTCACCACCAGACATAACAGAGGAAGAGAAAAGGCTTGTAATGGAGGTTTTAGATTCAGGTTGGATTACAACGGGACCTAAGACTATGGAATTTGAAGATAAAATTGCGAAATATTGTGACGCTAATAATGCAGTAGCACTATCAAGTGCAACTGCGGGTTTAGAGCTTATATTAAAGGTTTATAACATTTCAGAGGGTGACGAAGTTATTACAACCCCTTATACCTATACAGCTACAGCAAGTGTAATAGTTCATAGAGGAATTAAACCAACTTTTGTAGACGTTAAAGAAGGTAGTTTTTTAATAGATGAGCAAAAAATGGGTATGGCAATTACACCTAAAACAAAAGCAATAATCACTGTGGATTTTGCAGGGGTTCCTGTAGATTATGATGCTATAAAAGCAGTGCTTAAGGAAAAAAACAGAGAAGATATTATATTTATATCAGACTCAGCTCATTCCTTCGGAGCAACTTACAAAGGAAACAAAGTTGGAACACAGGCTGATTTTCATGTTTACTCCTTCCATGCGGTTAAAAATTTAATTACAGCTGAAGGTGGAGCAATTACCTTTAATGATAATAATTTTAAGGGCAAGGAAGATTTAAAGAAAGAGCTTAAAATTAATTCTCTTCATGGACAGTCAAAGGATGCATTGTCTAAGATGAAAGCGGGAGCTTGGAAATATGATATTATTACAGATGGATTTAAATGTAATATGACGGATATTAATGCAGCTATAGGTCTTGCACAAATTGGAAGATATGAAGGAATGCTTACAAAAAGAAGAGCTATTTTTGATATATATACAAAAGCTCTTGGCACTAAACCTTGGGCAATAATTCCTTTTACTAAAGATGAAAATAGTGAGACTTCTTATCATCTGTACCCACTAAGATTAAAAGGATTTACTGAGATGCAAAGGGATGAATTAATACAAAAGGTTGCAGATTTAGGCATAGCTACTAATGTTCATTTTACCCCTTTACCAATGTTTACACTTTATAAAAATCTTGGATATTCTATAGAGGATTACCCAAATGCATACAATCAGTATGCAAATGAAATTACACTTCCAGTATACTCAACACTTAAATTAGAGGATGCAGCATATGTAATTAAAGAAGTAATAAGATGTGCAGAAGAGATAATTGCTAAATAA
- a CDS encoding DMT family transporter, giving the protein MYKASAVLIGILIAIMVTFNGVLANYTDQYKSILIIHVVGLIVLIIILLLKKEKLKFKKDIPIYLFSGGLIGVFVVFLNNLCFNSLGASLTLSLGIFGQLVLACFIDHYGLFGLNIYKFNKKKIIGFFIILSGLITMIRY; this is encoded by the coding sequence ATGTATAAAGCATCTGCGGTATTAATAGGAATATTAATTGCTATAATGGTTACTTTTAATGGAGTTTTAGCAAATTATACAGATCAATATAAATCAATATTAATAATTCATGTAGTGGGACTTATTGTTTTAATTATTATTTTATTGTTAAAAAAGGAGAAACTCAAGTTTAAAAAAGACATTCCTATTTACTTATTTAGTGGGGGGTTAATAGGAGTTTTTGTAGTTTTTTTAAATAATTTATGTTTTAATTCTCTTGGAGCTTCTTTAACACTATCCCTTGGAATTTTTGGACAATTAGTTTTAGCTTGTTTTATAGATCATTATGGCCTATTTGGCCTCAATATTTATAAGTTTAATAAGAAAAAGATTATTGGATTTTTTATAATATTATCTGGGCTAATTACAATGATAAGATATTAG
- a CDS encoding cyclic nucleotide-binding domain-containing protein, with translation MKRIYNQTKLEHYIEKYSIEDFFGVDMKKYMELHIFEKGSHLVKTNEPIDYFYFFVEGKVKVYTVLKNGKSLLFRLYKPMIIIGDVEFIDCDTANSNIEAINECLCIGISMSNIRRYAVNDSTFLKCMCASLGKKFISSSIASSINILYPLENRLSSYLLAITPENSQHSNLDGGIITDKFTEMADLLGTSYRHLIRTINKLCQENIIKKEKNSIVILNIKALEALAGDLYE, from the coding sequence ATGAAACGTATTTATAATCAAACTAAATTAGAGCATTACATAGAAAAATATAGTATTGAAGATTTCTTTGGAGTAGATATGAAAAAATATATGGAATTACATATTTTCGAAAAAGGAAGTCACCTTGTAAAAACTAATGAACCCATAGATTATTTTTACTTTTTTGTTGAAGGTAAGGTAAAGGTATACACTGTTCTGAAAAACGGCAAATCTCTACTTTTTAGATTATATAAACCTATGATTATAATAGGTGATGTAGAATTTATTGATTGTGATACAGCTAATTCAAACATTGAAGCAATAAATGAATGCTTGTGCATTGGAATATCTATGAGCAATATAAGAAGATATGCTGTTAACGATTCTACTTTTCTAAAGTGTATGTGTGCAAGCCTTGGCAAGAAATTTATTAGCTCATCTATTGCCTCATCAATAAATATCCTTTATCCACTAGAAAATAGGTTGTCAAGTTATCTACTTGCTATAACACCTGAAAATAGTCAACATTCAAATTTAGATGGTGGAATTATTACAGATAAGTTTACAGAAATGGCAGATTTGCTTGGAACAAGCTATAGACATTTGATTAGAACCATAAATAAATTATGCCAGGAAAACATAATAAAAAAAGAAAAAAATTCTATTGTCATCCTAAATATAAAGGCCTTGGAAGCTCTTGCAGGAGATTTGTATGAATAA
- a CDS encoding DUF975 family protein, with amino-acid sequence MQFENVSIKTNSELRRSTREQLKGNWGTAILLCLIFSIICGSPGLIFSKFNPYAGQIFGIIIGGPLALGLNTCFLKLVRHESFMFENLFDGFKNFSSSVIAQLLITIFVLLWSLLLLIPGIIAAYRYSMVFYVLSDNPQIGAMEALNKSKEMMLGFKWKLFCLHLTFIGWALLGILTLGIGYLWLTPYIYGATANFYENLKTTQQKAMY; translated from the coding sequence ATGCAATTCGAAAATGTATCTATCAAAACAAATTCTGAGCTTAGACGCTCTACAAGAGAACAACTTAAGGGAAACTGGGGTACCGCTATTTTATTATGCCTAATATTCTCTATAATATGTGGCTCGCCTGGTCTTATCTTTTCTAAATTTAATCCTTACGCTGGCCAGATTTTTGGTATAATAATAGGTGGCCCACTAGCATTAGGTCTTAACACATGTTTTTTAAAGCTTGTTAGACATGAATCTTTTATGTTTGAAAATTTATTTGACGGTTTCAAAAACTTTTCATCTTCTGTGATTGCGCAATTATTAATAACAATATTTGTTTTACTTTGGTCATTACTTCTTTTAATACCAGGAATAATAGCAGCTTATAGATATTCCATGGTATTTTATGTATTAAGTGACAACCCACAAATAGGCGCAATGGAAGCTTTAAACAAAAGCAAAGAAATGATGCTAGGCTTTAAATGGAAGTTATTTTGCCTACATTTAACTTTTATAGGTTGGGCATTACTTGGAATACTAACACTTGGAATAGGTTATTTGTGGTTAACACCATATATCTACGGTGCTACTGCAAACTTCTATGAAAATTTAAAAACTACTCAGCAAAAGGCAATGTATTAA
- a CDS encoding DMT family transporter: MLYIILAVFCGCITIISMIINSHLAKKIGTLQGTLINYIVGLTTTILLMLIVKSSLSLPYSSFAKIPWWAFLGGLLGVVVVSSSNIVLPKIPTIYTTLLIFIGQLFTGILIDYFRVGFISNGKIIGGLLILLGLLYNSNVDKKELNVQ, encoded by the coding sequence ATGTTATATATAATTTTAGCGGTTTTTTGTGGCTGTATTACTATAATATCCATGATTATAAATTCACATCTAGCTAAAAAAATAGGGACACTTCAAGGAACCCTTATAAATTATATTGTAGGATTAACTACTACTATATTACTTATGCTTATAGTAAAAAGTTCTTTAAGCCTTCCTTATAGTAGTTTTGCTAAAATACCATGGTGGGCTTTTTTAGGTGGGCTACTTGGAGTAGTGGTTGTCTCAAGTTCTAATATTGTACTTCCTAAAATTCCTACAATATATACCACTTTGCTTATATTTATAGGCCAACTATTTACAGGGATACTCATTGATTATTTCAGAGTGGGTTTTATTTCAAATGGTAAAATTATTGGTGGATTATTAATTCTTTTAGGATTATTATATAATTCTAATGTTGATAAGAAAGAATTAAATGTACAATAA